A segment of the Microbacterium luteolum genome:
GAGCGTGAATCCGGCGACGTCCCACCAGGAGACAGCCCGCTCGACGCGCACGGACGGCCGGGAGCGGGTCAGGAGCGTGAGCACCAGCTGGCCGACGAAGACCGACGGCATGGCGATCAGCAGCACCCAGAGGATCGACCAGCCGCCCTGGAAGACTCCCCATCCGATCAGCAGCCACAGGGGCAGCACGAACGCTGCCGGCAGGAGCCAGCGGAAGAACGCCTGACGCAACCACATGCTCAGATCGTACGACGCCGACCATGCGCCTGCCCCGGTGTTCGCTGTGAGCGCGCGGGGATCCGGTGCTGTCGCATCAGGGAGAATGGGACGGACGAGAGGACACCCCGATGATCGAACTGCGCACCCCTGCCGAGATCGATGAGATGCGCGCCGCCGGACGCTTCGTGGCCGAGACCCTGGCGACCCTGCGTGACGAGACGAAGGTGGGGACCAACCTGCTCTCGATCGACCGCCGCGCGCACGACATGATCCGCATGGCCGGGGCGGAGTCCTGCTACATCGACTATCACCCGTCCTTCGGGGCGAGCCCCTTCGGCAAGGTCATCTGCACATCGGTCAACGACGCCGTCCTGCATGGTCTCCCCCACGACTACACCCTGCGCGACGGCGATCTCGTGACCCTCGACTTCGCCGTCTCCGTCGACGGCTGGGTCGCGGACTCGGCCGTCTCGTTCATCGTCGGAACGCCGCGCGAAGAGGACCTCCGTCTCATCGACACGACCGAGCGGGCACTCGATGCCGCGATCGCCACCTCGGTCGTGGGCAACCGCATCGGAGACATCTCGGCCGCCGTCGCCGAGGTCGCTCACGGCGAGGGCTACTCGATCAACACGGACTTCGGCGGCCACGGCGTCGGCCGCACGATGCACGGGGATCCGCACGTCGCGAACGACGGTCGCGCCGGCCGCGGCTTCCCTCTCCGCTCGGGCCTCGTCCTGGCTCTCGAGCCCTGGTTCCTCGCGACGACCGATGAGCTGGTGACGGATCCGGACGGCTGGACGCTGCGCAGCGTCGACGGCTCACGCGGCGCGCACTCCGAGCACACCATCGCGATCACCGAGAACGGTCCGATCATCCTGACCGATCGTTCCTTCCTCGGCGTCGACTGACGGTTCTCAGACCGGAGCAGCGAGGCGGTAGACGAACGCGTCGGTCACCTGGGGAACATCGAACGCCGTTCGACCGCGCGTGGCAGGCGCGTCGTCCAGGACCTGTTCGACCGCGGCGATCATGCGTGCTCGCTCGACGTCATCGGCGACGAGGAAGCTGCTCACGGTCCCCCAGCGCCGCAGGTAGTGCTCGCGGGAAACCGTCTCCGTCCAGCGCACCTCCTCACGCCGCACGAACTCGAACCCCGGAAGCTCCTCGTCCGCGGTGTCCGTCGTCGCATCGGATTCGCCGACCGCGGGGTGCGCGATGCGGTGGCACGCGCGATCCCACTCGCACCCGGGGTCGGAATGGTTCCAGAGGAGCCCGAGCGTCCCTCCCGGCACGAGCACACGCGCGATCTCGGCGCAGGCGCCTTCCCGGTCGAACCAGTGGAAGGCCTGGGCGACCGTCACCACGTCGATCGTGGCGTCGGCAGCGGGAATCTCCTCCGCTGTGCCGATGTGCGCCTCGACCCGAGGCAGCTTGCTCCGGAGCACCGCGAGCATCCGGTCCGACGGCTCGACGGCGACGACCCGCGTCGCGCGAACCGGAAGGAGCTCGGTGAACTTGCCGGTTCCTGCGCCCAGATCGAGCACGACCTCGACTCGCTCTGGGATGATGATGGCCGCCGCACGATCGGGGAACCCCGGTCGGTAGCGGTCGTAGTCGTCTCCGATGCTTTCGAAGGAGCGGGCGAGTGCGTCGACGGCCATGATCCGACGCTATCAGCGGCGCCGGAGTCGTCCGCACGCCGACCGCGGCCGGGGTGTGCCATTCTGAGTCCATGATTCCGCAGGACCGCCACGTGCCGGAGCGTGTCTTCCTGGCGCGGCACGGCCAGACCACCTGGAATCTCGAACATCGCCTGCAGGGACAGCTCGACTCCCCTCTCACCGATGACGGCGTCGCTCAGGCCGAATCCATGGCGCGACGTCTGGTCGGTTCGGGCATCGGCACCGTGTGCTCGAGCCCGCTCGGACGAGCGCTGCGCACCGCCCGGATCATCGCCGAGAGCCTCGGCGCCGCGGTCGTCGAAGTACCGGAACTGGCGGAGCTCGATCACGGGGAGCTCGCCGGCATGACCTGGGAGGAGGTCGACGAGCAGTATCCGACCGCGCGCGAGGAGCGCGCTGACAACCGCTGGGGGTGGGCGTTCCCCGGAGGCGAGAGCTATGCCCAGGCGCGCGCCAGGGCACGGAAGGCGCTCAGCACCTGCGGATGGGCGTCGGACGGCATCCCGCTGCTGGTGAGTCACGAGATGATCGGGCGGATGCTGCGCGCCGAGCTGCGAGGCCTCGATCCGAGCGGCGCGCTGGCGCTGCGGCATCCGCCCGGAGTGATCTTCGAGATCGAGCGCGGCGCGGAACGAGTGCTCTGACCCGCGAGGACGGCTCAGGACTCGGAGCGATCCTCCTCAGGCAGCAGATCCGGTCGCCGGCGGCGCGTGCGCTCGAGCTGCTGATCGCGACGCCAGGAGGCGATGACCGCATGGTTGCCGCTGAGGAGCACGTCGGGCACGGCGCGGTCCCGCCAGCTCGAGGGCTTCGTGTACGAGGGGTACTCGAGAAGACCGTCCTCGTGGCTCTCCTCGACGAGGCTCTCGGGGTTGCCGACGACCCCGGGGATGAGGCGTCCGATGGCCTCGATCATCGCCATCGTGGCGACCTCGCCACCGTTGAGCACGTAGTCTCCGAGGCTGATCAGTCGCACCTCACCGAGGTCGGCGGCGTACTCGAAGACGCGCTCGTCGATGCCCTCGTAACGACCGCAGCCGAAGATCAGGTGCTGACGCGAGGACAGCTCGCGTGCGGTCGCCTGGGTGAAGACCTCGCCCGCGGGCGAGGGGAAGATGATGGTCGGGCGCGAGGCATCGGCGGACGCGGAAGGCGCCGCCGCCAGCTCGTCGAGCGCGAGACCCCAGGGCTCCGGCTTCATGACCATGCCGGCACCACCGCCGTAAGGCGTGTCGTCGACCGTGCGGTGACGGTCGGAGGTCCAGTCGCGCAGATCCCGGACGTGCAGGTCGAGGATGCCGGCGTCCCTGGCCTTGCCGAGGAGCGAGAGCGTCAGCCCGTCGAAGTACGACGGGAAGATCGAGAGGACGTCGATGCGCACGGGGGAACCGTATCAGCGGTCACTCGGACGCGTCGGCGTCCGAGGCGTCTTCCGGCTCGGCATCCGGCAGCTCCTCGAAGAGCCCGGGAGGCGGCGTGACGATGACGCGGCCGTTGGCGACGTCGACGGTCGGCACGATCGCCGCGACGAACGGGACCATGACCTCCTTGTCGCCGGACTTCACGATGAGGAGATCCTGGGCCGGGAAGTGCTCGACGCGCGAGACACGCCCCACGACGACGTCCTCGCGGACCACGTCGAGCCCGACGAGCTGGTGATCGAACCAGGCGTCGTCCTCGACCTCGTCGTCATCCTGATCGATCCAGAGGATCGCCTTGACCAGGCTCTCGGCACCTTCGCGGTCGTCGACGTCGTCGAAGAAGACGACGGGGTTGCCGTTCATCACGCGATATTCGCGGACGGTGATGTCCTTGCCGTGCCACGGAGATGCCTCAGGCACCTGCACCGTGAACGCGGCTCCGGGGACGAAACGTCGCTCCGGATTGTCCGTGTACAGCTCCAGCTTCAGGGCGCCCTTGAGGCCATGGGCCTTGACGAGACGCCCGACGCGCAGCTGGTTCTTGCCCTGGTTGCGGTCCTTCGACACCACGTCAGTCGTCCGCGACGTCGACGCGGACCCGGCGCCCGTCGGCCAGAGCGCTGACGAGGGTGCGAAGGGCCTTGGCCGTGCGGCCGCCGCGCCCGATCACGCGTCCACGGTCATCGGGGTGCACGCGCACCTCGAGGAGGTCGCCTCGCGGCGACGTGGATTCGTTGATGCGGACATCCTCCGGGTGATCGACGATCCCCTTGACGATGTGTTCGAGCGCGGCGGCGAGCACGACGGATTACTCTGCGTCGGCGGCGGGAGCCTCAGCGGCCTCCGCGTCGGCGGCGGGAGCGGCGGGAGCCTCCTCAGCGGGAGCCTCTGCCTTCTTCTCGACCTTGGGCTTGACGACCGACTTCTTGGAGCCGTCGATCTCGAAGGGAGCCTTGGGCTCCTTGACCTTGACGGTCGACTTCGCGTCCTTGTCACCCTTGAACTTGCCCCAGTCGCCCGTGAGCTTGAGGATGGCGGCGACCTGCTCGGTCGGCTGCGCGCCGACGGAGAGCCAGTACTGCGCGCGGTCGGAGTCGACTTCGATGAAGGAGGGCTCCTCGGTGGGGTGGTACTTGCCGATCTCCTCGATCACGCGACCGTCGCGCTTGGTCTTCGAGTCGGCGACGACGATGCGGTAGTACGGAGCGCGGATCTTGCCCAGGCGCTTGAGACGAATCTTTACAGCCACGATTCTCCTGAATTGTGTGGAAGGAAGGAACTGATCGCCTGGAGCGTGGGGTGCACACCCGGCGGAAGCTCAATGGGTGGACGACAGCTGGATAGAGGGTCGAGCAGGTCGTCCGACCTTCTATTCTGCCAGATCCCCGTCCCAGTCGCGAAACGCAGGGAAACGGCGCTGACCGTGTCGCCGCGCCTGCGTGTCAGACTGTGCTCGTGAAGCTCGAGTTCGCCCCCTCCGCCCGATCCACCGTCGGCATCGAATGGGAGATCATGCTCGCGGATCCCGTGAGCGGTGACCTCGTCGGACGCGCTCCCGAACTGCTGGATGCCCTGGAGGCGGAGAGCGCCGACGAGCGGCACACGGTCACCGGCGAGCTGCTCACGAACACCATCGAGGTCACCAGCGGCATCGGCGACTCCGTCGCGCACGCGGTGGACGACATCGCCAACGCGATCGCCGCGGTCCGCTCGGCCACCGACCCCGCGGGGATCGAGCTCCTGTCGGCCGGAAGCCACCCCTTCGCGCAGTGGTACGACCAAGAGGTGACCGATAAGACGCGGTACCACACCCTGATCGAGCGCACCCAGTGGTGGGGGCGCAACATGATGATCTGGGGCATCCACGTGCACATCGGGGTCGAGGACCACCGCAAGGTCTTCCCCATCATCAATGCGCTCTCGGGCTATCTCCCTCATCTGCAGGCCCTGGCGGCCTCGAGCCCGTTCTGGGCGGGCGAGCGCACCGGCTACGCGTCCAACCGTGCACTCGTGTTCCAGCAGCTGCCGACAGCCGGACTCCCCTGGCCGCTGCACGACTGGTCGCAGTACGAGTCGTATCTCGACGACATGGTCCGCACCGGCGTCATGGCCGATGCCACGGAGGTGCGCTGGGACATCCGGCCCGCCCCGCGCTGGGGAACCATCGAGGTGCGCGCCTGCGACGGCATGTCCACGCTGCCCGAGCTCGCCTCGGTCGCCGCCCTCGTGCAGGTGCTGGTCGAGGACTTCTCCCGGCAGCTCGACGAGGGGCGCACGCTTCCGGAGATGCCGGCCTGGTTCCATCGGGAGAACAAGTGGCGAGCCGCCCGGTACGGCATGGATGCTCGCGTGATCGTCGACGCGGCGGGAAGACAGCGTCCGGTCCGCGAGCACCTCTCGGAGATTCTCGAGGAGCTCGCGCCGGTGGCGGTGGAGCTCGGGTGCGTGCGCGAGTTCGGCAGCATCGCGACCACTCTGGAAGACGGCGCGAGTTACGAGCGCCAGCTCACGATCGCGAATGCGACGGCCGGAGACCTCGGCGCCGTGGTGCAGCACCTGATCCGAGAGTTCCGATCGGGACCCGAGTCGTCGATCGAGGAGCGATAGCGCTCAGTCCTCGAGGAGCCGGCGCGCCAGCCCCTCGTCCAGGACGACGTCGGTGATGAGCTCGGCCGCGATCGCGGCGTGCAGGCTGACGAGCTTCGGGATGCCGGAGACCACGCAGACCCGCCGCGGTACGCGACGGAGGCGGTCGAGCCCGGGTCCCGTCGCCCGCGCGTTGACACGGATGTCCCGCCATGTGCCGTCGGCGCGGAAGAAGACCGTCGCGACGTCGCCGATCGCGTGATCCTCGCGGAGGCTCCGGTAGTCCTCGCGGCCGAGATAGCCGCCGACGTACACGCGGCTCGGGACCTCGGCCGCCGGCGAGCCGAGGCTGAACACGGCGATGTCCATCTTCGCCTGGAGGTCGAGGACGCGCCGCGTGCTGCGCTCCCGCCACATCGCCTCACGAGTCGCCGGATCGTCGAAGAAGGCCGGCACCGGGAACTGCTGCACCTGGGCGCCGAAGGCGCTGCCGAAGCGCTGCAGGATGTCGCTGGAGTACTCCACGCCACTGGTCTGCGTGTTGCCCGCCCCGTTGAGCTGCACGAACGTCGTGTTGTGCGTCTCCTTCTGCGTGAGCCCGCGGCTGACCGCGCTGATCGTGGAACCCCAGGCGACGCCGATGATCATGTTGGAGTCGACGAACTGCGACAGAAGGCGTCCTGCGGTCAGCGCGACTCGCTCCAGGCGCTCGACCTCGCTGACGATCTCCGGCATCGGGACCACGTGAGCGGCGACGCGGTAGCGGTCGCGGATGCGCTGCTCCAGCATGCCGAGCCGTTCCAGCGGTGAGTTGATGCGGATGTCGACCAGCCCGCTCTCCCTGGCGAAGCTCAGCAGACGCGAGACCGAGGAGCGCGATGTGTGCAGCTCCTGCGCGATGACCTCCATCGTCTTGTCCTGCATGTAGTAGAGCTGCGCAGCGGTGAGCGCCGCGATCAGCTTCGCGTCGCGTGATTGCGCTCCGGGACCTGACATGACAACCTCCTCGACCTCGATCCTTGCACATATGTGCAGTGGGGTTGCGCACCGCGGTCGTGGAGGTCGATGCTGGGGGCAAGCAAGGAAGAGAGTTCGAGAATGAACGATTCGACACACTCATCGGCGGAGCGGGCCGAGGTCCGCGACATCCGCGAATCCGGCAGGACGAGCGTCCTCGTCATCGGCGGCGGGATCAATGGCATCTCGACGTTCCGGGACCTGGCCCTTCAGGGTGTGGATGTGCTCCTCGTCGAACGCGGCGACTTCGCGTCGGGTGCTTCGGCGGCGTCGAGCCACATGATCCACGGCGGCATCCGCTATCTGGAGAACGGCGAGTTCCGCCTCGTCCGTGAGTCGGTCCAGGAGCGCAACGGCCTCCTGAAGATCGCCCCGCACTACGTCAAGCCCCTGCAGACGACGATCCCGATCTACTCCACGTTCTCCGGCATCCTCTCCGCTCCCCTGCGCTTCCTCACGCACAAGAGCGGCAAGCCGCAGGAGCGCGGCGCGTTCCTGATCAAGGTCGGCCTGACGATCTACGACACGTTCTCTCGCGACGGCGGCATGGTGCCGCGCCACCGCTTCCTCGGACGCAAGAAGTCCCTCGCCGAGCTCCCCTCGCTCGACCCGAACATCAAGTACACCGCCACGTACTACGACGCGTCGATGCACGACCCGGAGCGTCTCGCGCTCGACGTCCTGCAGGACGGCCTCGCCGCGCACCCGGGAGCGCACGCGCTCAACTACGTCGAGGCCATCGCGCGCGACGGCGACACCGTTGTGCTCCGCGATCGTGAGAGCGGCACGGAATTCTCCGTGAAGGCCGACGTGGTCGTGAACGCATCCGGCCCCTGGACCGACCTGACCAACGACGCGCTGGGCGTCGACAGCCGGTTCATGGGCGGCACGAAGGGCTCGCACATCGTGCTCGAACACCCGGAACTGCTCGAGGCGACGCAGGGCCGTGAGATCTTCTTCGAGCACTCCGATGGACGCATCGTCCTCATCTACCCGCTCAAGGGACGGGTCCTCGTCGGCACGACCGACATCGACGCCGACCCGCGCGAAGTGGCTGTCTGCACCGACGAAGAGGTCGACTACTTCTTCGAGCTTGTCCACCACGTCTTCCCGAGCATCCCGGTCTCGCGCGATCAGATCGTGTACAAGTTCTCGGGCATCCGGCCCCTGCCGCGGCACGAGGACACCGCTCCCGGTTTCGTGTCGCGCGACTATCGCGTCGAGGTCGACGACAAGGGTTCCGTGCCGCTCGTCAGCCTCGTCGGCGGCAAGTGGACGACGTTCCGCGCCCTGGGCGAATCGCTCTCCGACATCGTCCTCGGCCTCATCGACCGCACCCGCACCGTCTCGACGGCCGGACGCGCCATCGGCGGCGGACGCGACTTCCCGCGCACCGAGAAGGCCAAGCGCATCTGGATCCAGGAGAACCTCCCGGGTGCAGGTCCGCGCGCCGAGCGTCTCCTCGCCCGATACGGCACGCGCGCCGCACAGGTCTGGGCGTACGTCGAGCAGGGTGCGGATGCACCGCTGGCCGGCGGCGACCTCTCCACCCGCGAGCTGGAGTGGATGGTCGAGCACGAGATGGTGACGCGCCTGGAGGACGTGATCCTCCGCCGCACGAGCATCGCCTTCATCGGAAACGCGGATGCCGACGTGCTCGACGAGATCGCCGATGCGCTGGTGCCTCTCCTCGGGTGGGACCGTGCGCGGCACGACGCCGAGCTCGAGCAGACCCGCGTGCTGCTGAACGAACGACATGGTCTTCACATCTCGTCCCGCGCCCGCGGCTGACGAGAGATCCGACCGTCGCCCTCCTTGCGACGCAACTCCCTCACCGTGTCGGGGCAGAGGGGCCCCGACACTCAAGAAAGGTCAATGAAGACATGGCTGATGTGAATCTCGGTCTCTACTTCCTGTCGGAGCTCGTCGGCACAGCGATGCTGATCCTCCTGGGTTGTGGTGTCGTCGCCAACGTCGCTCTCGCGAAGAACAAGGGCTTCGCCGGCGGCTTCCTGATGGTCAACTGGGGATGGGGCCTCGCCGTCTTCGCCGGTGTGCTCGTCTCCGCGTACTCCGGTGCGATCCTCAACCCCGCCGTCGGCATCGGCCTCCTGGTCGCCGGCAAGATCTCCTTCGTGATGTTCCTCACCGCCACCGGTGCGGAACTGCTCGGAGCGATCATCGGTGCGATCCTCGTGTGGCTCGCCTACAAGCAGCACTTCGACGAGGAGCCGGAGGCCGCCAACAAGCTCGGCGTCTTCTCGACCGGCCCCGCGATCCGCTCCTACGGCTGGAACCTCATCACGGAGATCATCGGCACGTTCGTGCTGGTGTTCGTCATCTTCGCGTTCGCCGACTACGGCGACATCGAGGTCGGCACGCCCGGAGGCCTCGGACCGCTCACGGCCCTTCCTGTCGCGCTGCTCGTGGTCGCGATCGGCGCCTCGCTCGGTGGACCGACCGGTTACGCGATCAACCCGGCCCGTGACCTCGGCCCGCGTATCGCGCACGCCATCCTGCCCATCAAGGGCAAGGGCTCCAGCGACTGGTCCTACTCGTGGGTCCCCGTCGTCGGCCCGCTCATCGGTGGTGTCATCGCCGCCCTCGCCGCACCCGCGCTGCTCGGCCTCGCCGGCTGACACCTGACGCATCACGCATCCGCACGCTATTCAAAGGAGAAGCACAGTGGCTGACTACATCATCGCCATCGACCAGGGAACGACCTCGAGCCGTGCCATCATCTTCGACAAGAAGGGCAGCATCATCGAGTCGGGCCAGAAGGAGCACGAGCAGATCCTTCCGAAGGCCGGCTGGGTCGAGCACGATGCCGCCGAGATCTGGCGCAACGTCCAGGAGGTCATCGGGCTCGCGCTGAGCCGCGCGGACCTCACCCGTCACGACATCGCCGCGATCGGCATCACCAACCAGCGCGAGACCGCGGTGGTGTGGGACCGGAAGACCGGCAAGCCGATCTACAACGCGATCGTCTGGCAGGACACGCGCACGCAGGAGATCGTCGACCGCCTCGCGGCCGACGGCGGCGGCGACCGCTTCAAGAACATCGTCGGCCTGCCGCTGGCGACGTACTTCTCCGGCACCAAGATCGCCTGGATCCTGGAGAACGTCGACGGCGCCCGTGAGAAGGCAGAGGCCGGCGACCTGGCCTTCGGCACCACGGACAGCTGGGTGCTGTGGAACCTCACCGGCGGCGTCGACGGCGGCGTGCACGCGACAGACGTCACGAACGCCTCCCGCACGATGTTCATGGACCTCGAGACGCTCGAGTGGCGCGACGACATCCTCGAGGCGTTCGGTGTGCCGCGCTCGATGATGCCGGAGATCCGCTCCTCGTCCGAGGTGTACGGGAATGCGGAGGACTCGTCGCTGCTGCGCGAGACGCCGATCGCCGGCATCCTCGGCGACCAGCAGGCTGCGACGTTCGGTCAGGCCGCGTTCAACACGGGTGAGAGCAAGAACACCTACGGCACCGGCTGCTTCCTGATCTTCAACACGGGCGAGGAGATCGTCCACTCGAAGAACGGGCTGCTCACCACGGTCGGGTACAAGCTCGGCGACGGACCGACGCACTACGCGCTCGAGGGATCGATCGCCGTCACGGGCTCGCTGATCCAGTGGCTGCGCGACCAGCTCGGCATCATCTCCTCGGCCCCCGAGGTCGAGAAGCTGGCCGAGCAGGTCGAGGACAACGGGGGCGTCTA
Coding sequences within it:
- the glpK gene encoding glycerol kinase GlpK, which produces MADYIIAIDQGTTSSRAIIFDKKGSIIESGQKEHEQILPKAGWVEHDAAEIWRNVQEVIGLALSRADLTRHDIAAIGITNQRETAVVWDRKTGKPIYNAIVWQDTRTQEIVDRLAADGGGDRFKNIVGLPLATYFSGTKIAWILENVDGAREKAEAGDLAFGTTDSWVLWNLTGGVDGGVHATDVTNASRTMFMDLETLEWRDDILEAFGVPRSMMPEIRSSSEVYGNAEDSSLLRETPIAGILGDQQAATFGQAAFNTGESKNTYGTGCFLIFNTGEEIVHSKNGLLTTVGYKLGDGPTHYALEGSIAVTGSLIQWLRDQLGIISSAPEVEKLAEQVEDNGGVYIVPAFSGLFAPYWRPDARGAIVGLTRYANKNHIARAALEAVAFQTRDVLDAVNADAGVDLTELKVDGGMVANDALMQFQADVLGVPVVRPVVAETTALGAAYAAGLAVGFWNGLDDLSANWQEDKRWEPSMEDGERDRQLRLWRKAVTKSIDWVDEDVK
- a CDS encoding sugar-binding transcriptional regulator → MSGPGAQSRDAKLIAALTAAQLYYMQDKTMEVIAQELHTSRSSVSRLLSFARESGLVDIRINSPLERLGMLEQRIRDRYRVAAHVVPMPEIVSEVERLERVALTAGRLLSQFVDSNMIIGVAWGSTISAVSRGLTQKETHNTTFVQLNGAGNTQTSGVEYSSDILQRFGSAFGAQVQQFPVPAFFDDPATREAMWRERSTRRVLDLQAKMDIAVFSLGSPAAEVPSRVYVGGYLGREDYRSLREDHAIGDVATVFFRADGTWRDIRVNARATGPGLDRLRRVPRRVCVVSGIPKLVSLHAAIAAELITDVVLDEGLARRLLED
- a CDS encoding RNA-binding protein; amino-acid sequence: MLAAALEHIVKGIVDHPEDVRINESTSPRGDLLEVRVHPDDRGRVIGRGGRTAKALRTLVSALADGRRVRVDVADD
- the map gene encoding type I methionyl aminopeptidase, coding for MIELRTPAEIDEMRAAGRFVAETLATLRDETKVGTNLLSIDRRAHDMIRMAGAESCYIDYHPSFGASPFGKVICTSVNDAVLHGLPHDYTLRDGDLVTLDFAVSVDGWVADSAVSFIVGTPREEDLRLIDTTERALDAAIATSVVGNRIGDISAAVAEVAHGEGYSINTDFGGHGVGRTMHGDPHVANDGRAGRGFPLRSGLVLALEPWFLATTDELVTDPDGWTLRSVDGSRGAHSEHTIAITENGPIILTDRSFLGVD
- the rimM gene encoding ribosome maturation factor RimM (Essential for efficient processing of 16S rRNA) — its product is MVSKDRNQGKNQLRVGRLVKAHGLKGALKLELYTDNPERRFVPGAAFTVQVPEASPWHGKDITVREYRVMNGNPVVFFDDVDDREGAESLVKAILWIDQDDDEVEDDAWFDHQLVGLDVVREDVVVGRVSRVEHFPAQDLLIVKSGDKEVMVPFVAAIVPTVDVANGRVIVTPPPGLFEELPDAEPEDASDADASE
- the trmD gene encoding tRNA (guanosine(37)-N1)-methyltransferase TrmD yields the protein MRIDVLSIFPSYFDGLTLSLLGKARDAGILDLHVRDLRDWTSDRHRTVDDTPYGGGAGMVMKPEPWGLALDELAAAPSASADASRPTIIFPSPAGEVFTQATARELSSRQHLIFGCGRYEGIDERVFEYAADLGEVRLISLGDYVLNGGEVATMAMIEAIGRLIPGVVGNPESLVEESHEDGLLEYPSYTKPSSWRDRAVPDVLLSGNHAVIASWRRDQQLERTRRRRPDLLPEEDRSES
- a CDS encoding class I SAM-dependent methyltransferase produces the protein MAVDALARSFESIGDDYDRYRPGFPDRAAAIIIPERVEVVLDLGAGTGKFTELLPVRATRVVAVEPSDRMLAVLRSKLPRVEAHIGTAEEIPAADATIDVVTVAQAFHWFDREGACAEIARVLVPGGTLGLLWNHSDPGCEWDRACHRIAHPAVGESDATTDTADEELPGFEFVRREEVRWTETVSREHYLRRWGTVSSFLVADDVERARMIAAVEQVLDDAPATRGRTAFDVPQVTDAFVYRLAAPV
- a CDS encoding glycerol-3-phosphate dehydrogenase/oxidase, whose translation is MNDSTHSSAERAEVRDIRESGRTSVLVIGGGINGISTFRDLALQGVDVLLVERGDFASGASAASSHMIHGGIRYLENGEFRLVRESVQERNGLLKIAPHYVKPLQTTIPIYSTFSGILSAPLRFLTHKSGKPQERGAFLIKVGLTIYDTFSRDGGMVPRHRFLGRKKSLAELPSLDPNIKYTATYYDASMHDPERLALDVLQDGLAAHPGAHALNYVEAIARDGDTVVLRDRESGTEFSVKADVVVNASGPWTDLTNDALGVDSRFMGGTKGSHIVLEHPELLEATQGREIFFEHSDGRIVLIYPLKGRVLVGTTDIDADPREVAVCTDEEVDYFFELVHHVFPSIPVSRDQIVYKFSGIRPLPRHEDTAPGFVSRDYRVEVDDKGSVPLVSLVGGKWTTFRALGESLSDIVLGLIDRTRTVSTAGRAIGGGRDFPRTEKAKRIWIQENLPGAGPRAERLLARYGTRAAQVWAYVEQGADAPLAGGDLSTRELEWMVEHEMVTRLEDVILRRTSIAFIGNADADVLDEIADALVPLLGWDRARHDAELEQTRVLLNERHGLHISSRARG
- the rpsP gene encoding 30S ribosomal protein S16, which gives rise to MAVKIRLKRLGKIRAPYYRIVVADSKTKRDGRVIEEIGKYHPTEEPSFIEVDSDRAQYWLSVGAQPTEQVAAILKLTGDWGKFKGDKDAKSTVKVKEPKAPFEIDGSKKSVVKPKVEKKAEAPAEEAPAAPAADAEAAEAPAADAE
- a CDS encoding MIP/aquaporin family protein, with the translated sequence MADVNLGLYFLSELVGTAMLILLGCGVVANVALAKNKGFAGGFLMVNWGWGLAVFAGVLVSAYSGAILNPAVGIGLLVAGKISFVMFLTATGAELLGAIIGAILVWLAYKQHFDEEPEAANKLGVFSTGPAIRSYGWNLITEIIGTFVLVFVIFAFADYGDIEVGTPGGLGPLTALPVALLVVAIGASLGGPTGYAINPARDLGPRIAHAILPIKGKGSSDWSYSWVPVVGPLIGGVIAALAAPALLGLAG
- a CDS encoding histidine phosphatase family protein, which gives rise to MIPQDRHVPERVFLARHGQTTWNLEHRLQGQLDSPLTDDGVAQAESMARRLVGSGIGTVCSSPLGRALRTARIIAESLGAAVVEVPELAELDHGELAGMTWEEVDEQYPTAREERADNRWGWAFPGGESYAQARARARKALSTCGWASDGIPLLVSHEMIGRMLRAELRGLDPSGALALRHPPGVIFEIERGAERVL
- a CDS encoding glutamate--cysteine ligase — protein: MKLEFAPSARSTVGIEWEIMLADPVSGDLVGRAPELLDALEAESADERHTVTGELLTNTIEVTSGIGDSVAHAVDDIANAIAAVRSATDPAGIELLSAGSHPFAQWYDQEVTDKTRYHTLIERTQWWGRNMMIWGIHVHIGVEDHRKVFPIINALSGYLPHLQALAASSPFWAGERTGYASNRALVFQQLPTAGLPWPLHDWSQYESYLDDMVRTGVMADATEVRWDIRPAPRWGTIEVRACDGMSTLPELASVAALVQVLVEDFSRQLDEGRTLPEMPAWFHRENKWRAARYGMDARVIVDAAGRQRPVREHLSEILEELAPVAVELGCVREFGSIATTLEDGASYERQLTIANATAGDLGAVVQHLIREFRSGPESSIEER